One segment of Hydrogenothermus marinus DNA contains the following:
- a CDS encoding type 1 glutamine amidotransferase yields MRIHYFQHVPFETPANIENWAKEKGHLFKGTYLYKNQPFPDFSSFDMLVIMGGPMSVSDENKYPFLKREKIFIENAIKLNKKVVGICLGAQLIAEVLGSKVYKNKEKEIGWYPVYLTDEGKKSNIFKDLLQNLCLSIGMEILLTFQMEL; encoded by the coding sequence ATGAGAATCCATTATTTCCAACATGTACCATTTGAAACCCCTGCAAATATTGAAAATTGGGCTAAAGAAAAAGGACATTTATTTAAGGGAACCTATTTGTATAAAAATCAACCTTTCCCTGATTTTTCTTCTTTTGATATGCTTGTGATTATGGGTGGCCCTATGAGTGTTTCTGATGAAAATAAATATCCATTTTTAAAAAGAGAAAAAATTTTTATTGAAAATGCTATAAAGTTAAATAAAAAAGTAGTTGGTATATGTCTTGGTGCTCAATTGATAGCAGAAGTACTTGGTTCTAAAGTTTATAAAAATAAGGAAAAAGAGATTGGTTGGTATCCTGTTTATCTAACAGATGAAGGTAAAAAATCTAATATATTTAAAGATTTACTGCAGAATTTATGCCTTTCCATTGGCATGGAGATACTTTTGACATTCCAAATGGAGCTATAA
- a CDS encoding ribosomal L7Ae/L30e/S12e/Gadd45 family protein produces MKVKEDILKNIRSLIQIGWKGRLIKIGYDDTLKSLKKGEKGFLIIAKDISKRTKRNILYKYEGDYFEIFTKEELGNMIGKKEVGIIFIPENKYGLKLKDSLQKALQLLN; encoded by the coding sequence ATGAAAGTAAAAGAAGATATTTTAAAAAATATAAGAAGTTTAATTCAGATAGGCTGGAAAGGAAGATTGATAAAAATAGGATATGATGATACATTAAAGAGTTTAAAAAAAGGAGAAAAAGGATTTTTAATTATCGCAAAAGATATTTCAAAAAGAACAAAAAGAAACATATTATATAAATATGAAGGTGATTATTTTGAAATATTTACTAAAGAAGAACTTGGTAATATGATTGGAAAAAAAGAAGTTGGTATTATATTTATTCCAGAAAATAAATATGGTTTAAAATTAAAAGATTCGTTACAAAAGGCTTTACAGCTTTTAAATTAG
- the cysS gene encoding cysteine--tRNA ligase, which yields MSLIIHNTLTGKEEEFVPIEPGKVRIYVCGVTTYDVNHVGHGRSLIVFDMIRRYLRYLGYEVKFVRNFTDVDDKIINRAKNECVPFTVISDRYIKSYFEDAENFKIEPADIEPRVTTHIPDIIDLIKKLVEKGYAYEVEGDVYFSVRKFKDYGKLSKRSIDELLAGARVEPGDKKKDPLDFALWKAAKAGEPSWDSPWGKGRPGWHTECTAMIFKHLGETIDIHGGGLDLTFPHHENELAQAEAITEKPFAKYWIHNGLVTVNGQKMSKSLGNYITLKEIYSKYHPDILRLLVLSVHYRSPLDFSWEKLEETKKAYERLKNAIEEYEILEKLPINPDFEDDLYEDIAKAEQSFYRAMSEDFNTPEALASLFGLVREMNILKDKAVKEGGISSKALKSYKEAADTIYNIARDIFGFFDSLKPCIEVEEIKNIEKEKSFIDEELIQLLIDIRNKARKDKNFQLADYIRDSLKEKGIILEDTPVGTKWKKEL from the coding sequence ATGAGCTTAATAATACATAATACTTTAACAGGAAAAGAAGAAGAGTTTGTTCCTATAGAGCCAGGAAAAGTAAGAATTTATGTATGTGGTGTTACAACTTATGATGTAAATCATGTAGGACATGGTAGAAGTTTAATAGTTTTTGATATGATAAGAAGATATTTAAGATACTTAGGATATGAAGTGAAATTTGTAAGAAATTTTACAGATGTAGATGACAAAATAATAAATAGAGCAAAAAATGAATGTGTTCCTTTTACAGTTATTTCAGATAGATATATAAAATCTTATTTTGAAGATGCAGAAAACTTTAAAATTGAACCTGCTGATATAGAACCCAGAGTTACAACTCATATTCCAGATATTATTGATTTAATAAAAAAATTGGTAGAAAAAGGATACGCTTACGAAGTAGAAGGAGATGTATATTTTTCTGTTAGAAAATTTAAAGATTATGGAAAATTATCCAAAAGAAGTATTGACGAGCTTTTAGCTGGTGCAAGAGTAGAGCCAGGAGATAAGAAAAAAGATCCTTTAGATTTTGCTTTATGGAAAGCAGCAAAAGCAGGGGAACCTTCTTGGGATAGTCCATGGGGAAAAGGTCGTCCAGGTTGGCATACAGAATGTACTGCCATGATTTTTAAACATTTAGGTGAAACTATTGATATACATGGTGGTGGACTTGATTTAACATTCCCTCATCATGAGAATGAGCTTGCTCAAGCAGAAGCAATAACAGAAAAGCCTTTTGCAAAATACTGGATACATAATGGTCTTGTAACTGTTAATGGTCAAAAAATGTCTAAATCCTTAGGAAATTATATTACTTTAAAAGAGATTTACAGCAAATATCATCCAGATATTTTAAGACTTTTAGTTTTATCTGTTCATTATAGAAGTCCCCTTGATTTTTCTTGGGAAAAATTAGAAGAGACAAAAAAAGCTTATGAAAGATTAAAAAATGCAATAGAAGAGTATGAAATACTTGAAAAACTTCCAATAAATCCTGATTTTGAAGATGATTTATATGAGGATATAGCAAAAGCAGAGCAATCTTTTTATAGAGCAATGAGTGAAGATTTTAATACACCAGAAGCTCTTGCTTCGTTGTTTGGTCTTGTAAGAGAAATGAATATTTTAAAAGATAAAGCAGTAAAAGAAGGTGGAATTTCTTCAAAAGCTCTAAAATCTTATAAAGAAGCAGCAGATACTATTTACAATATTGCAAGAGATATTTTTGGATTTTTTGATAGTTTAAAACCATGTATTGAAGTTGAAGAAATTAAAAATATAGAAAAAGAAAAATCTTTTATAGATGAAGAACTTATTCAACTTCTAATTGATATAAGAAACAAAGCAAGAAAAGATAAAAACTTCCAACTTGCAGATTATATAAGAGATTCTTTAAAAGAAAAAGGTATAATCCTTGAGGACACTCCTGTTGGAACAAAGTGGAAAAAAGAATTATAG
- a CDS encoding mechanosensitive ion channel family protein: MQEIKELLQHVIFGIPLYKWALALTIFFLFIILRKVFSLTIAKTFEKIVSKTKTEVDDKILSIIISPLNFLFIIIGLWIALTILNIKADIVSHLIKSLFIFDIFWIFYNLVNVFSPEVYKFTEKFGKDLSKEIASLIIKLSKLFVIILGIVAILQEWGINVSTLIASLGIGGLAVALAAKDTLANFFGGLSILADKSMKIGDWVQIGDIEGIVEDIGIRTTKIRTFDKGLVTVPNNYIATNSVINFSRRNVRRVKMYIGVVYSTSSETLNKIVNDIRDLINNHPEVAKDQTIAIYFDRFGDSSLDIFIYFYTNTAQWLEYLRIKEEIQFKIMEIVEKNGSSFAFPSRSIYFENEATFKIKSEEK; encoded by the coding sequence ATGCAAGAAATAAAAGAACTCTTACAACATGTTATATTTGGAATTCCTTTGTACAAATGGGCTTTAGCTTTAACAATATTCTTTTTGTTTATTATATTAAGAAAAGTATTTTCTTTAACTATTGCAAAAACCTTTGAAAAAATAGTATCCAAAACAAAAACAGAAGTAGATGATAAAATTCTCAGCATAATTATTTCTCCTTTAAATTTTTTATTTATAATAATAGGCCTTTGGATAGCTCTAACTATTCTTAATATAAAAGCAGATATAGTTAGTCATCTAATAAAATCTTTATTCATTTTTGATATTTTCTGGATTTTCTATAATTTAGTAAATGTTTTTTCCCCTGAAGTTTATAAATTTACCGAAAAATTTGGTAAAGATTTATCTAAGGAAATAGCTTCTTTAATAATTAAATTATCAAAACTTTTTGTTATTATCCTTGGTATAGTTGCTATTTTGCAAGAATGGGGAATAAATGTAAGTACCTTAATAGCTTCTCTTGGTATTGGTGGTCTTGCAGTAGCTTTAGCAGCAAAAGACACTTTAGCAAACTTTTTTGGTGGTCTTTCAATTTTGGCAGACAAATCTATGAAAATAGGAGATTGGGTTCAGATTGGAGATATTGAAGGTATTGTAGAAGATATAGGAATAAGAACAACTAAAATCAGAACTTTTGATAAAGGTTTAGTTACTGTTCCTAATAATTATATAGCTACAAACTCTGTAATAAATTTTTCAAGGAGAAATGTTAGAAGGGTTAAAATGTATATAGGAGTAGTTTATTCTACTTCAAGTGAAACTTTAAATAAAATTGTAAATGATATAAGAGATTTAATTAACAATCATCCAGAAGTTGCTAAAGATCAAACTATAGCTATCTATTTTGATAGATTTGGGGATAGTTCTCTTGATATTTTTATTTATTTTTATACAAATACTGCACAATGGCTTGAGTACCTTAGAATAAAAGAGGAGATCCAGTTTAAAATTATGGAAATAGTAGAAAAAAATGGCTCATCTTTCGCATTTCCAAGTAGATCTATTTATTTTGAGAATGAGGCTACTTTTAAAATAAAAAGTGAGGAAAAATGA
- a CDS encoding Nramp family divalent metal transporter, with the protein MNYSSFKEKVKKDIEKNRERIKKLGPGIITGSAGDDPAGIVTYMVVGATTGLTQLWLMLLSTPMLIAVQSTITKIALVSGKSLPELTTAFYSKKLTIFMILILAVANILTIAADLEALASIFGIITNKKPIYFLIPITAIIAYLVIYHSYKVVKKVLIILSLSLSVYIINVFLAKPDISLILKNTFIPHINIDTAWIIAALGLLGTTISPYMLFWQASEEKEEKNTVVQAKIAQLDTVIGMIYSNILAYCIIISGAIVLYGTKENIQTMTQLAQVLEPVSNHYAFMLFSIGVIVAGFLAIPVLAGSTAYAIADAFRWRAGMENKVSDAKGFYLVFLGSLILGDIIDVSPISVVDALYYSQVLDGILMPFLLAIIFVLANNKTIMGDFKNGRFNNMFLIITFLITLFLTVYAIYQLLIQ; encoded by the coding sequence TTGAATTATTCTTCTTTTAAAGAAAAAGTAAAAAAAGATATAGAAAAAAATAGAGAAAGAATAAAAAAGTTAGGTCCCGGAATTATAACAGGAAGTGCTGGCGATGACCCTGCTGGAATAGTAACTTATATGGTTGTTGGAGCTACTACAGGTTTAACTCAGTTATGGCTTATGCTTTTATCTACTCCGATGTTAATAGCTGTCCAAAGCACAATAACAAAAATAGCTTTAGTTAGTGGAAAAAGTCTTCCTGAACTTACAACTGCTTTTTATTCTAAAAAATTGACTATATTTATGATTTTAATTTTAGCAGTTGCTAATATTTTAACTATTGCAGCAGATTTAGAAGCTTTAGCTTCAATCTTTGGAATAATTACAAATAAAAAACCTATTTATTTTCTAATACCTATTACAGCAATTATTGCTTACTTGGTTATATACCATTCTTATAAAGTTGTAAAAAAAGTATTAATAATACTTAGCTTATCTTTAAGTGTATATATAATAAATGTTTTTTTAGCTAAACCAGATATTAGTTTAATCTTAAAAAATACTTTTATTCCTCATATAAATATAGATACTGCTTGGATAATTGCTGCTTTAGGATTGCTTGGAACTACTATATCTCCTTATATGTTATTTTGGCAGGCATCTGAAGAAAAAGAAGAAAAAAATACAGTTGTTCAAGCAAAAATTGCCCAATTAGATACTGTAATAGGGATGATTTACTCAAATATTTTAGCCTATTGCATAATAATAAGTGGTGCTATTGTTTTATATGGTACAAAAGAAAATATACAAACAATGACCCAATTGGCACAAGTTTTAGAGCCTGTAAGTAATCATTATGCTTTTATGCTTTTTTCTATTGGAGTAATTGTAGCTGGATTTTTGGCAATACCTGTACTTGCAGGTTCAACAGCATATGCTATAGCTGATGCTTTTAGATGGCGGGCTGGAATGGAAAATAAAGTAAGTGATGCAAAAGGATTTTATTTAGTATTCTTAGGTTCTTTAATTCTTGGTGATATTATTGATGTTTCTCCAATATCAGTTGTAGATGCTCTTTATTATTCTCAGGTTTTAGATGGAATATTAATGCCATTTTTATTAGCTATTATTTTTGTCTTAGCAAATAATAAAACAATTATGGGAGATTTTAAAAATGGTAGATTTAATAATATGTTTTTAATTATTACTTTCCTAATTACATTATTTTTAACTGTTTATGCTATTTATCAATTGCTTATACAATAA
- the nusA gene encoding transcription termination factor NusA has protein sequence MAVKLKNVIETVAKEKNVPEDIIEKALKDGIKIAVKKEYKIRGNNVIVDFDKENDTLKVYIRKKITPFIEDPSREISLTEAKKYKPDAKIGDYVDIPIPLEEVGRIAVTVAKDVISKKVSQVERDIIYKEYKDLEGNIISGIVRRFENGDIIVDLGRIEAILPEEEQIKKEHFKVGDRIRALILKVIKDNKYKIYEKGKVKRIIEGEPPLIILSRTHPDFLKRLLEIEVPEIQERDIEIKAVAREPGERAKVAVYSPDKNIDPVGVVVGLKGSRIQNVTNELSGEKIDVIQWEPDPAKFVIRALAPSHPKKWRLLEKEKRIEVAVPKNELSLAIGKGGINAKLAHKLTGWHIDILSEEDFERLQKLEK, from the coding sequence ATGGCAGTAAAATTAAAGAATGTTATAGAAACTGTAGCTAAGGAAAAAAATGTTCCTGAAGATATTATAGAAAAAGCTTTAAAAGATGGAATAAAAATAGCAGTTAAAAAAGAGTATAAAATAAGAGGAAACAATGTAATTGTAGATTTTGATAAAGAAAATGATACTTTAAAAGTTTATATAAGAAAAAAAATTACTCCTTTTATTGAAGACCCAAGTAGAGAAATATCATTAACTGAAGCAAAAAAATATAAACCTGATGCAAAAATTGGAGATTATGTAGATATTCCTATTCCTCTTGAAGAAGTAGGAAGAATTGCTGTAACTGTAGCAAAAGATGTTATCTCAAAAAAAGTTTCACAAGTAGAAAGAGATATTATATATAAAGAATATAAAGATTTAGAAGGGAATATAATTAGTGGTATAGTTAGAAGATTTGAAAATGGAGATATTATAGTAGACCTTGGAAGAATAGAAGCTATATTACCTGAAGAAGAACAGATAAAAAAAGAACATTTTAAAGTTGGAGATAGAATTAGAGCATTAATACTAAAAGTAATAAAAGATAATAAGTATAAAATCTATGAAAAAGGAAAAGTAAAAAGGATTATAGAAGGTGAGCCGCCTTTAATTATTTTATCAAGGACCCATCCAGACTTTTTAAAAAGATTGCTTGAGATAGAAGTTCCTGAAATTCAAGAAAGGGATATAGAAATAAAAGCAGTAGCCAGAGAACCTGGAGAAAGAGCAAAAGTAGCAGTTTATTCTCCTGATAAAAATATAGATCCTGTTGGTGTTGTTGTAGGACTAAAAGGAAGTAGAATACAAAATGTTACAAATGAACTTTCAGGAGAAAAAATAGATGTAATTCAGTGGGAGCCTGATCCTGCAAAATTTGTAATAAGAGCTTTAGCACCTTCTCATCCAAAAAAATGGAGATTACTTGAAAAGGAAAAAAGAATAGAAGTAGCTGTTCCAAAAAATGAGTTATCACTTGCTATTGGTAAAGGTGGGATAAATGCAAAACTTGCACATAAATTAACAGGATGGCATATAGATATACTAAGTGAAGAAGATTTTGAAAGGTTACAAAAACTTGAAAAATAA
- a CDS encoding BCAM0308 family protein has product MPNRKDRLLKEYIHDPYFTKEKYPDPSICKVCGVVFHDGIFEWMEKPPAEAKKEIVCPACRRIQEKYEGGIVEFSGKFLQEHIEEISHLIRNVAQEEMKYRPLERIIEIKEEDGKLIITTTYEHLARRIGEAVHKAYKGDLKLQYPEGWKYIRVYWHRD; this is encoded by the coding sequence ATGCCAAACAGAAAAGATAGATTATTAAAAGAGTATATTCATGATCCATATTTCACAAAAGAAAAATACCCAGATCCATCAATCTGTAAAGTTTGTGGAGTAGTTTTCCATGATGGTATTTTTGAATGGATGGAAAAACCACCAGCAGAAGCTAAAAAGGAAATAGTATGCCCTGCTTGTAGAAGAATTCAGGAAAAATATGAAGGTGGAATTGTTGAATTTTCAGGAAAATTTTTACAAGAACATATAGAAGAAATATCACATCTTATAAGAAATGTCGCACAAGAAGAAATGAAATACAGACCTCTTGAAAGAATAATAGAGATAAAAGAAGAAGATGGAAAGCTTATCATTACTACAACTTATGAACATCTTGCAAGAAGAATAGGAGAAGCAGTACATAAAGCTTACAAAGGAGATTTAAAATTACAATATC
- the infB gene encoding translation initiation factor IF-2 yields the protein MSKIKLSDLAKELNVDWKTLAEEIENITGKSIKKSNVKIEEEIADILRMTYGQEEEIEEEVVEEKEEGIKLFDLTHQLNVSFEDIAEALKMIDFKGEISNFTVIDKATVKKVKEALKELERKREEERKKEEEKKKRKKKFIAQKIEEKKEIQEREEKIQEKKEEVKKEVKEVQEKEKKEKPKIEEKTIIEEKLKEKEETKEEQKKKKEKFVKEKSKIKEKPEKAKHKEKEKKEEKVEEVVSKEKTEVGKELTKEEIQERKREKEELEALRKLMEVSNKKKKRKKKKKEEKVKKEEIEEKEEDLKIVEIPELITVRELADLLDLPVNTIMADLLKKGILATVNQTIDPEIAMEIAEEHGFLAELKSEEEVVESKIETQLEEEDKENLVERPPVVVVMGHVDHGKTTLLDTIRKTDVAAREKGGITQHIGAYKIKLKNGKEITFLDTPGHEAFTTLRARGSKVADVAVLVVAADDGVRPQTVEAINHAKSAELPIVVAINKIDKPGADPERVKRELSQYELIPEEWGGDTIMVPVSAKTGQNLDELLENILLVSEILDLKANPNKPAVGTIIESKLDKQRGPVATVLVQNGTLKIGDYFVAGMTWGKVRAMFDERGKNVKEAMPGTPVEILGFQEVPQSGDGFVVMKSEKDARTLAEQRKQKYEEQLLAKKARLRLEALEGAKEINVIIKADVQGSLEAIKKTLEELSEKFEDVSINIIHAGLGGITESDVMLAAASDAIIIGFNVRPDATARNAAEEEGVQIKTYGIIYDIIEDLEKALKGMLEPEYEEKVLGLCDVKAIFKVKGAGTVAGCYVTDGVIKRNAKARLLRQGVVIYDGEIISLKRFKDDVKEVAKGFECGLMLKDFNDIKPGDVIEAYELEEIQREG from the coding sequence TTGTCCAAAATAAAATTATCTGATTTAGCTAAGGAATTAAATGTAGATTGGAAAACTTTAGCAGAAGAAATAGAAAATATTACAGGTAAATCTATAAAAAAATCAAATGTAAAAATTGAAGAAGAGATAGCAGATATACTTAGAATGACATATGGACAAGAAGAAGAAATAGAAGAGGAAGTTGTAGAAGAAAAAGAAGAAGGTATAAAACTTTTTGACTTGACCCATCAATTAAATGTATCTTTTGAAGATATTGCAGAAGCTTTAAAGATGATAGATTTCAAAGGGGAAATTTCTAATTTCACTGTAATAGATAAAGCTACTGTTAAAAAAGTAAAAGAAGCTCTAAAAGAATTAGAAAGAAAGAGAGAAGAAGAAAGAAAAAAAGAAGAAGAGAAGAAAAAAAGAAAGAAAAAATTTATTGCACAAAAAATTGAAGAAAAAAAAGAAATTCAAGAAAGAGAAGAGAAAATTCAAGAGAAAAAAGAAGAAGTAAAAAAAGAAGTAAAAGAAGTTCAGGAAAAAGAAAAAAAAGAAAAACCAAAAATTGAAGAAAAAACTATAATAGAGGAAAAACTAAAGGAAAAAGAAGAAACTAAAGAAGAACAAAAAAAGAAAAAAGAAAAATTTGTAAAAGAAAAATCAAAAATTAAAGAAAAACCAGAAAAAGCTAAACATAAAGAAAAAGAGAAAAAAGAAGAAAAAGTTGAAGAAGTTGTTTCCAAAGAAAAAACAGAAGTAGGAAAAGAACTTACTAAAGAAGAAATACAAGAAAGAAAAAGAGAAAAAGAAGAACTTGAAGCCTTAAGAAAACTTATGGAAGTAAGTAATAAGAAAAAGAAAAGAAAGAAAAAGAAAAAGGAAGAAAAAGTTAAAAAGGAAGAAATAGAAGAAAAAGAAGAAGATTTAAAAATAGTAGAAATACCAGAACTTATAACTGTTAGAGAACTTGCAGATTTATTAGATTTACCAGTAAACACAATAATGGCAGATTTATTAAAAAAAGGTATATTAGCAACAGTAAATCAAACAATAGATCCAGAAATTGCAATGGAAATAGCAGAAGAACATGGATTTTTAGCTGAACTAAAATCTGAAGAAGAAGTGGTAGAAAGTAAAATAGAAACTCAATTAGAAGAAGAAGATAAAGAAAATTTAGTAGAAAGACCACCGGTAGTTGTTGTTATGGGTCACGTTGACCATGGAAAAACTACTCTTTTAGATACAATTAGAAAAACAGATGTTGCAGCAAGAGAAAAAGGCGGTATTACTCAACATATTGGTGCGTATAAAATAAAGCTTAAAAATGGAAAAGAAATTACATTTTTAGATACCCCAGGACATGAAGCATTTACAACATTAAGAGCAAGAGGTTCAAAAGTTGCTGATGTGGCAGTATTAGTGGTAGCTGCAGATGATGGTGTTAGACCGCAAACAGTTGAAGCTATAAATCATGCAAAAAGTGCAGAACTTCCAATAGTTGTAGCTATTAATAAAATAGATAAACCAGGTGCAGATCCAGAAAGAGTAAAAAGAGAACTTTCACAATATGAACTAATACCAGAAGAATGGGGTGGAGATACTATCATGGTTCCTGTTTCTGCTAAAACAGGACAAAACTTAGATGAATTGCTTGAAAATATACTTTTAGTTTCAGAAATATTAGATTTAAAAGCAAATCCTAATAAACCTGCAGTAGGAACTATAATTGAATCTAAATTAGATAAACAGAGAGGACCTGTTGCTACAGTATTAGTTCAAAATGGAACATTAAAAATAGGTGATTATTTTGTAGCAGGTATGACTTGGGGAAAAGTAAGAGCTATGTTTGATGAAAGAGGAAAAAATGTGAAAGAAGCTATGCCAGGAACGCCTGTAGAAATTTTAGGCTTTCAAGAAGTACCTCAATCTGGTGATGGATTTGTAGTTATGAAATCAGAGAAAGATGCAAGAACATTAGCAGAACAAAGAAAACAAAAATATGAAGAACAACTACTTGCCAAAAAAGCAAGACTTCGTCTTGAAGCTTTAGAAGGTGCAAAAGAAATAAATGTAATTATAAAAGCAGATGTTCAAGGATCTTTAGAAGCTATTAAGAAAACCTTAGAAGAACTTTCTGAAAAATTTGAAGATGTTTCTATAAATATAATTCATGCAGGGCTTGGTGGAATTACAGAAAGTGATGTAATGCTTGCTGCAGCTTCTGATGCAATAATAATAGGATTTAATGTTAGACCTGATGCAACTGCAAGAAATGCTGCAGAAGAAGAAGGGGTTCAGATAAAAACATATGGAATTATTTATGACATTATAGAAGATCTTGAAAAAGCTCTTAAAGGTATGTTAGAGCCAGAATACGAAGAAAAAGTTTTAGGCCTTTGTGATGTTAAAGCTATATTTAAAGTAAAAGGTGCAGGTACAGTAGCAGGTTGCTATGTTACAGATGGAGTAATAAAAAGAAATGCAAAAGCAAGACTTTTAAGACAAGGTGTTGTTATATATGACGGAGAGATAATATCATTAAAAAGATTTAAAGATGATGTAAAAGAAGTAGCAAAAGGCTTTGAATGTGGTTTAATGTTGAAAGATTTTAACGATATTAAACCTGGAGATGTTATAGAAGCTTACGAATTAGAAGAAATTCAAAGAGAAGGATAA
- a CDS encoding type 1 glutamine amidotransferase family protein, producing the protein MPFHWHGDTFDIPNGAIRTAYNEATSNQAFEFNNGKVVALQFHLEVNEKAVENLIKNSNEELTQTPEEMLSKKDYFTVIKYQLYSVLNNLEKI; encoded by the coding sequence ATGCCTTTCCATTGGCATGGAGATACTTTTGACATTCCAAATGGAGCTATAAGAACTGCTTATAATGAAGCAACATCAAATCAGGCATTTGAGTTTAATAATGGAAAAGTTGTAGCTTTACAATTTCATTTAGAAGTAAATGAAAAAGCAGTTGAAAATCTAATTAAAAACTCTAATGAAGAACTTACACAAACTCCAGAAGAAATGCTTTCAAAAAAAGATTACTTCACAGTAATTAAATATCAACTTTATTCTGTACTGAATAATTTAGAAAAAATCTAA
- the frr gene encoding ribosome recycling factor, whose amino-acid sequence MLQDLLKDAENRMKKTVFKYKDELAGIRTGRASTGIVENLEVDYYGSKMPLKQLATISTPEANQILIQTWDQNAVSAIEKAIQEANIGANPQTEGNLIRIILPPMTEERRKEIVKQLHKFAEEYRIILRNIRRDIKEEIEKLKKEGFSEDEVKKALDNLQKITDKYVKQINELTEEKEEEILSL is encoded by the coding sequence ATGCTTCAGGATTTATTAAAAGATGCAGAAAATCGTATGAAAAAAACAGTTTTTAAGTATAAAGATGAACTTGCTGGTATTAGAACTGGTAGAGCTTCTACTGGAATTGTAGAAAATTTAGAAGTAGATTATTATGGTTCAAAAATGCCATTAAAGCAGTTAGCTACAATATCAACTCCCGAAGCAAATCAAATCTTAATTCAAACTTGGGATCAAAATGCAGTTAGTGCAATAGAAAAAGCAATTCAAGAAGCAAATATAGGAGCAAATCCACAAACTGAAGGAAATTTAATAAGAATTATTCTACCTCCAATGACAGAAGAAAGAAGAAAAGAGATAGTAAAACAGTTACATAAATTTGCTGAAGAATACAGAATAATATTAAGAAATATTAGGAGAGATATAAAAGAAGAGATAGAAAAGCTAAAAAAAGAAGGCTTTTCAGAAGATGAGGTAAAAAAAGCTCTGGATAATCTTCAAAAGATTACAGATAAATATGTAAAACAGATAAATGAATTAACAGAAGAAAAAGAGGAAGAGATTTTATCTTTATAA
- a CDS encoding ribosome maturation factor RimP, producing the protein MDIVEKVKEFVFPILEERDLKLVDVELTKGKRPVLRIYIYNPEGTSIGDCEFVSRRIGAILDVEDLIPYSYELEVSSPGLNRKLKNKEEYEIFKGKDIKIVTTEPLEEGNKNKVYKGKLLGLENENVKIEEDGKIREIPYEKISKANLEF; encoded by the coding sequence ATGGATATTGTAGAAAAAGTAAAAGAATTTGTTTTTCCTATTTTAGAAGAAAGAGATTTAAAGCTTGTAGATGTAGAATTAACAAAAGGAAAAAGGCCTGTATTAAGAATATATATTTATAATCCTGAAGGTACAAGTATAGGTGATTGTGAGTTTGTTAGTAGAAGAATAGGAGCAATTTTAGATGTTGAAGACCTTATACCTTATTCTTATGAGCTTGAGGTTTCTTCACCTGGATTAAATAGAAAATTAAAAAATAAAGAAGAATATGAGATTTTTAAAGGTAAAGATATAAAAATAGTTACAACAGAGCCTTTAGAAGAAGGAAATAAAAATAAAGTATATAAAGGTAAACTGCTTGGTCTTGAGAATGAAAATGTAAAAATAGAAGAAGATGGAAAGATTAGAGAAATTCCTTATGAAAAAATTTCAAAAGCAAATCTTGAATTTTAA